A region of the Rouxiella sp. S1S-2 genome:
ACCTTCAGGATATCTGTGTCAAGGGGAACGCCTGGTCATGGATTGCAAGGTATGTGCGGCATCTTATGTGGCAAAACGGGCTGGTCGGCGACCGGCCAGCGTCGATAGATGATCGGGTGTTGTTAAACGAAGAACTGGGAGCAGTGTTGCCAAGGCTTGCTGAACGGCTGAACGGCTGAACGGCTGAACCAGGATGAAATTTCGACCATTCTTTTAAAAACGAACGATCTCCTGTCGTACCTTTATGCCTAGAAAGACATCGGAAACATAGAACGCGTCAAAACGTGGGCCGAAAAAGTTATCCAAACCGACGAGAGGCTATTGGAACTGCTTTTGCGCTTAAGAGGGCACGTCATCAGCAGTGATAAAGGCCTTTATCTGAGTCTGGAGCTCACTAAGCTGAGTGAGTTTATTGGCGAGGAGGAGGTTATTAAACAACGGCTTGATCGCATAGAGTCTGAAGGACAAAATTCTGACTTCATCAAGAAAATCAGGGCTGCTCAGGAGCATGCTCGATTTTAATGCCCCTGCTGGTTGGTTTTTTTATTACCAGCCGGTCTCCACACCCTGCTTTTTCAGTTGGTGGCGGGTTGGCTTATCCGCCCTATACCAAACTATGCAGGTTCAGTACTTTAAATAATATCCTGCAATATCTGGCCAAAACCTTTCTCTGTATATATTACGGACATCCTCCATCAGGCGCGCATCTACATAGCGCTTCTAATACTCCATATTATATATTTCCACATCTGCCGTTTCTGTGGTTTCTTATTAGTTTCAATTAATAGAAATAAAATTATGGGCGAGGAGTATTAAAGTTGATGACTTTAATATCTTTTGGATATACCAAAAATTCACGTAATGTCGCGCCATCTGTGCTTGTTTAATCTCTTGCTAGCTCAGAAGCAAGTTCTGGAAACGTTCAGGTTTCCATATCAAATTAACTAGGGTAAATGTGATTGCGAAAATATTTATTTGACACTTTCTCTGATAGTTCCAAAATATCCAAGTGAAAAATTAATATTTGTATGTTGTAGTCAGTTAGACTTATGGTGATTAGAATTATCGGAATGTTCAATGTGGTACTGATGTCGGTAATTTCCCTGCAATTCGTCACCAGACGATTGCCATGGAATAGAATCAAGTGAGCATTGATGTTAAGCATCAAGCTAATAAAGTCTAATCTTAGGAATTATTATTCAAGTATGAAAGAGAATGTATCAACCCCCTAAAGGCATTCCTTTTACTATGAAATATAATGAGAAACTTTAAAATCCTCCATAATTAGTTATCGCTTATTTATAAAAGTCACAGAACTCAAATAGAAAATTCCTATTGAACTGCTGTTGTAGACATTGAATTTTATATTAATTTTCATGCAAAAATTAAACCCTACTCTTATCAGTGGGATGGGGTTATTTCTAAAAGAATTTAATTAAAAAAATATAAGTTAAATTCTGCTAAATGTTTTGATTCGTGATCGCATTCAAATTTAAAGGTAATTATTAATGTAATCGTGAATTGATATTTTACTTTTTAGCAATAAACAAACTACTCTCGATGAGGGCCAAGCAATGGCTCTGGTTTATAATATTATTATTAATCGAAATTAATGAGGTTTAAATTATGAATGAGACTTCGAACTCTCTGAACCTGAATATCTCTGAAGATATTTCCTCTGAACTTGTGGAGTTTTTTGAGCAACAAGCCGCGGTTGGCATTGGTGGTGGCTTAGGAGGCCATAACGCAAACAACGATCTGATTACCTACGACGATTAATTAATATTGAGCAAAATATACTGCTCTGTTGAATATTACAGAGCAGTTTTAATACAGGAGATGGTATGTACAAACTCAGTTCAAGTATGAGGATTCGTACTGCGGAAGAGTCTCTGGTGCTTGCGCGACAAGTAGCCAGAACAATGGGGGTGACAAGGGTAACAGATATCACCTGGCTCGATAAAATTGGTATGCCTGTGTATGCAGGAATTAGACCTTATGCTGCCCGTGGGTCGCTGAATGTACACAATGGAAAAGGGCTTCTGGCCAGTGAAGCAAAAATTGGCGCGTTCATGGAGTCTATAGAGTTCTCTCTGGCAGAAGGTAAAAAGCATCAACACCGCATCAAAAAATGCCAGCTCAAGGATGTTCAGGCTTCTCTACCGCCAGGCCTGCCATTCTCCGCCTTTGGTACGAAAATGGGTATAACTTTCTCGCAGGATGAAGAAGTTAACTGCGTTGAAGCCACCGATATCATCAGCGGATTAACCGCATTAATTCCCGCAGAGCTCATTTTTCACCCAGTTAATCTCGAAGGTCAGCGCTCGTTTTATGGTGGTACAACAACAAATGGTCTTTGCTTAGGGAATTCCCTGATAGAGGCCGTAGTTCACGGAGTATGCGAAGTCCTTGAGCGTGATGTTAAATCGTTTGACAGCCTTTATCATCACTCAGCTCTTGTGGATATTTCAACAGAGCCAGAAGTGGTTAGACTGCTGCGTCAGAAAGTCGAGGCTGCCGGTTTGCTGTTAGCGCTGCGTAAAACAACCAATATCTGGAAATTGCCATTCTACTCTGCCTTTGTTCTCGAGCCTGATATCGACAGTCCGATTTCTGTCGCGGATGGCTATGGTTTGCATCCCGATGCAGAAATTGCAGCAACCCGGGCGATAACTGAGGCAGCACAGAGCCGGCTAACCCATATTCACGGCGGACGGGATGATATTGTTAAAAGAATTAACTTTTATCAGGCTAATTCGAAGTTAAATGAACAAGAAATTGTCAGTGACCTTCGAAGAACGATACTGAGCAGTGATCGTATAACTTCCTTCCTCGATGAAGAAGAGTTCTTTTCTCCACCGGATACTCTGGATGCTCTTTGGCTGGGTATTAAAACCCGAATGGCGGATCAGGACATACATCATTGTTTTGTATACGAACTCAGTCCACCAGGTTTTCCATTCAGTGTGGCGCGTGTGGTTGTGCCATATGCTGAGTTTATCGAAAGCGAGATGCAGAGAGTTGGACCACGCTTCTTGGAAGCTTTCCGTCGCAAAAAGCTACGTTTTGGGTGTAAAGATGCATAACGATACTCTATTCCTTTATATCGGCCCCACATCTTACAACCTAGAGCTGAGTGACTTTATCCCGCCTAGCACCCAGGTGTTACCTCCGGTAAGACGTGGAGACATTCAACAGCTTATCGAACAGGAGTTACCGTCTATCATTGTTATCGTGGATGGAACCTATCACGACTTTCCCGCTGTGTCCCATGTCGAGATCAAAAATGCGCTGAGTCTCGGCTGGCAGGTCTGGGGACTGAGCTCAATGGGGGCCATCAGGGCCGCAGAGATGCACGCATTGGGAATGCAGGGCTATGGTTCTGTTTTTCAGCAGTTCGTTGAGAATGAAGATTTACCGGACGATTATGTTGCCTTGGTGCATAGCACAGAAACACCTTGGTTTCCGGTAAGCGAACCTCTTGTCCACTTGGAATCATTGCTAAATGATGCTGTCGATTTATCAATTCTAACGCCTGAAATATGCCGTCAGATAATGGAAGAACTGACGAATATGTGGTTTGGCGATCGTACAGTCAGCTACCTGAAAAAAAGATCTCACGTTCTGATGAATGGTCAAAATCAGGCTCTTTGCGACCTGTTCAGCCAGATGGATAAATATCGGCTAAAAAGTCGTGATGTAGTGAGTTTTTTCCGTGAACAGCCATTTCTGACCACCAGGAGTTCCCATGAATACCCCGTCAATTAGCCTTATCGACAAAATATGTGGCGTGCCAATGATCTCTGGCTCCTTTAATGCACAAATTCTGATTACTTTAACAGCGCATTATCGTCATATTGCGCTGAATGCTTTTACGCGGATTGCTGATTACCTCAGTCCGGATGTAATTGAAGCCCCAGTGCAACACAGGAATGCTGCACTGGGAATTGAATATCCGGAATATGCCATGCTTTCTGCGCAAGAAGAACTCGCGGTTAACGAAGCCATCAGAGCGATTATTACCATTGTCCCCGAATGGGAGATCTACTTCTCATTGCCGGTCAATTACAGAAAACTCAGTGCGGGGAAAAATATGGTCAGTCTGACCAATCATCATATCCCGCAAGTGATTTTTTTAGGTGATAAAGCTTTCAAGAGTGAACACTGGCTAGCCGAAGTCCTGATCCATGAAAATGCACATGTCTGGTTGGGGATGCTTTGTGAAATGAACCATTTTTATGAGGCTACCCAGGAAAAATATTACACGTTGCCCTCCGGAACCAAAAACAAAGATGCCCGAGGGGTCATTTTTGCTTCGCATTTTGCCGCCTGCACGCTTGTGTATTACAGGAGAAAGAAAACCAACGGTTGCATTTCTTCAGAGGAAGCTGAACGACTTTTCTTTCTGGAGAAATACTACGCAGGATGCATGACTCAGTTAATGGAAATGAAGGAGTTGACCGAGACAGGCAAGGGCATCGTAAGGATGATGGGGGAGGAAATACATTATGGCTAAATTAATTCTGCCGAGGCAGTTGATGCAGTACACCACGCTGACAGATGAATTTGTCTGTACGGCTCTGACGCTCGGGCAAGCTCTGGAGTCTCTTGTGCAAAGCTATCCCATGCTGAAAACCCAGATCTTTAACAACGACAGCACGGTAAGAAATTTCGTAAACATCTTTGTTAATGACGAGATGATTGACGATTTAACAATGCCGGTGCAGGAAAACTCGCGAATTCAAATCATTGCCGCTGTAGCTGGAGGCTAAAATGCAACACTCATTATCTACTGATGAAAAGGAATACTACTTAAGGCATTTCTCATTGCCCGGTTTTAACGAACAGACGCAGTTGAAGCTGAAAGCTGCCCGGGTCCTCGTTATTGGGAGCGGTGGTCTTGGCGCTCCTTGTCTACAGTACCTCGCCGGTGCCGGTATTGGCCATATTGGGATTGCCGATCACGATACGATTAGCTGTAGTAACCTCCCACGTCAGGTGCTGTTCAGTCATAGAAATATCGGGGAGAGTAAAGCAGAAAAGGCTGGTGAACGTATCAGCGCGCTGAACCCCTTTATTTCCATTGAGATTTTTCCGGAAAAAGTCAGCAGGGAGAATGCTAGAACTCTTGTCCGGCGGTTCGACATTGTTGTTGATTGCACGGATAATTTTGATGCGAAATATCTGCTCAATGACATCTGTGGCGAACTAAAAACCCCTTTGGTCTATGCCTCTATTTTTCAGTACGAAGGACAGCTGGCGGTTTTCCATTATCCTGGAAAGGATCAGGAAGTGCTTAGCTATCGAGATCTATTTCCCGAGCCACCGCAAGCCGAATTACGAGAAAACTGCAGTGATGCTGGCGTTCTTGGTGTATTACCCGGCGTTCTCGGTACTTTGCAGGCTGGAGAGGTCCTGAAACTGGTCACAGGCCTAGGTGAGGTTCTCAGTGACAGAGTCATGACATGGGATGCTCTTAATAACCGCACCTCCCAGCTGCGGTTAAAGCCTCGCCGGAATATCACGTCTGCGGTAAAAAACAATCCACCAGAGTCTTCTGAGAATATTGATTTATCCCTTTTACTGGAGATGAAGATACGCCGGCCTGAAATGCTGTTATTGGATGTCAGGGAGTCAGCAGAGCGGGAATTTGTTTCTATAGGAGGTTTGCACATCCCTTTACG
Encoded here:
- a CDS encoding YcaO-like family protein, with protein sequence MYKLSSSMRIRTAEESLVLARQVARTMGVTRVTDITWLDKIGMPVYAGIRPYAARGSLNVHNGKGLLASEAKIGAFMESIEFSLAEGKKHQHRIKKCQLKDVQASLPPGLPFSAFGTKMGITFSQDEEVNCVEATDIISGLTALIPAELIFHPVNLEGQRSFYGGTTTNGLCLGNSLIEAVVHGVCEVLERDVKSFDSLYHHSALVDISTEPEVVRLLRQKVEAAGLLLALRKTTNIWKLPFYSAFVLEPDIDSPISVADGYGLHPDAEIAATRAITEAAQSRLTHIHGGRDDIVKRINFYQANSKLNEQEIVSDLRRTILSSDRITSFLDEEEFFSPPDTLDALWLGIKTRMADQDIHHCFVYELSPPGFPFSVARVVVPYAEFIESEMQRVGPRFLEAFRRKKLRFGCKDA
- a CDS encoding TfuA-like protein; the encoded protein is MHNDTLFLYIGPTSYNLELSDFIPPSTQVLPPVRRGDIQQLIEQELPSIIVIVDGTYHDFPAVSHVEIKNALSLGWQVWGLSSMGAIRAAEMHALGMQGYGSVFQQFVENEDLPDDYVALVHSTETPWFPVSEPLVHLESLLNDAVDLSILTPEICRQIMEELTNMWFGDRTVSYLKKRSHVLMNGQNQALCDLFSQMDKYRLKSRDVVSFFREQPFLTTRSSHEYPVN
- a CDS encoding HEXXH motif-containing putative peptide modification protein codes for the protein MNTPSISLIDKICGVPMISGSFNAQILITLTAHYRHIALNAFTRIADYLSPDVIEAPVQHRNAALGIEYPEYAMLSAQEELAVNEAIRAIITIVPEWEIYFSLPVNYRKLSAGKNMVSLTNHHIPQVIFLGDKAFKSEHWLAEVLIHENAHVWLGMLCEMNHFYEATQEKYYTLPSGTKNKDARGVIFASHFAACTLVYYRRKKTNGCISSEEAERLFFLEKYYAGCMTQLMEMKELTETGKGIVRMMGEEIHYG
- a CDS encoding MoaD/ThiS family protein — protein: MAKLILPRQLMQYTTLTDEFVCTALTLGQALESLVQSYPMLKTQIFNNDSTVRNFVNIFVNDEMIDDLTMPVQENSRIQIIAAVAGG
- a CDS encoding HesA/MoeB/ThiF family protein — protein: MQHSLSTDEKEYYLRHFSLPGFNEQTQLKLKAARVLVIGSGGLGAPCLQYLAGAGIGHIGIADHDTISCSNLPRQVLFSHRNIGESKAEKAGERISALNPFISIEIFPEKVSRENARTLVRRFDIVVDCTDNFDAKYLLNDICGELKTPLVYASIFQYEGQLAVFHYPGKDQEVLSYRDLFPEPPQAELRENCSDAGVLGVLPGVLGTLQAGEVLKLVTGLGEVLSDRVMTWDALNNRTSQLRLKPRRNITSAVKNNPPESSENIDLSLLLEMKIRRPEMLLLDVRESAEREFVSIGGLHIPLRELPDHIDMLPRDHPIVCYCKSGSRSLRAALFLQDQGFSEAFSLKGGVMRLTQAEKLRLQNMDALHDD